A genomic segment from Bosea sp. OAE506 encodes:
- a CDS encoding disulfide bond formation protein B: protein MSPSLARTLSAFGLLAVSLVLIAAFLDQFVMGELPCPLCLLQRVGFMGAALGLALNVKFGPRPAHYAVTILSACFGGMVSIRQILGHIVPGTGTYGSAILGLHFYSWALLVFGAIVLGCTALLFFERQFERADPVPLRATMVGSAMVALAAALALANGVSTVLECGAGLCPDNPVAYEWLQGLKRP from the coding sequence ATGAGCCCTTCACTGGCCCGTACGCTGAGCGCCTTCGGCCTGCTCGCGGTGAGCCTCGTGCTGATCGCCGCCTTCCTCGACCAGTTCGTGATGGGCGAACTGCCATGCCCGCTCTGCCTGCTGCAGCGCGTCGGCTTCATGGGGGCGGCGCTCGGGCTGGCGCTGAACGTCAAGTTCGGACCGCGCCCCGCGCATTACGCCGTGACCATCCTCTCCGCCTGCTTCGGTGGTATGGTCTCGATCCGCCAGATCCTCGGCCACATCGTGCCGGGCACCGGCACCTATGGCAGCGCCATCCTCGGCCTGCACTTCTACAGCTGGGCGCTGCTGGTCTTCGGCGCCATCGTGCTGGGCTGCACGGCGCTGCTGTTCTTCGAGCGCCAGTTCGAGCGTGCCGACCCAGTCCCCTTGCGCGCCACGATGGTCGGAAGCGCCATGGTCGCTCTCGCGGCGGCGCTGGCTTTGGCGAACGGCGTCTCGACCGTGCTGGAATGCGGCGCCGGCCTCTGCCCCGATAACCCGGTGGCTTACGAATGGCTGCAGGGTTTGAAGCGCCCCTGA
- a CDS encoding DUF5993 family protein — protein sequence MMSLPFFGLLAGFGFVMAGRRSAALLLWAVSMVVMLVLFRLHVTDALTIVL from the coding sequence ATGATGAGCCTTCCCTTCTTCGGCCTGCTGGCCGGGTTCGGTTTCGTGATGGCGGGTCGGCGCAGCGCCGCGCTGCTGCTCTGGGCGGTCTCGATGGTCGTGATGCTGGTGCTGTTCCGGCTGCACGTCACCGATGCGCTGACGATCGTGCTGTGA